A single window of Nicotiana tomentosiformis chromosome 1, ASM39032v3, whole genome shotgun sequence DNA harbors:
- the LOC138904166 gene encoding uncharacterized protein: MPKTSRGETPYSLVYGTDAVIPVEVGDPSLRYSHESRPRKIESRRQDLDEAEEQRDIAYTRIIAQKQHAERYYNKKAKIRPLNVGDYVPKAKTQVSKDPREGKLGTNWDGPYKITTAASKRSLQLETMKGKRLPNNWNVAHLKYFNF, translated from the coding sequence ATGCCAAAGACGAGCAGAGGAGAAACGCCCTACtcgttagtctatgggactgacgCAGTGATACCAGTTGAAGTCGGAGATCCCAGTTTGAGATACTCCCATGAGAGCAGGCCGAGGAAAATCGAAAGTAGAAGGCAAGATCTCGATGAAGCCGAAGAACAGAGAGACATCGCCTACACAAGAATAATCGCCCAAAAACAACATGCAGAACGCTACTACAACAAAAAGGCCAAGATCAGACCACTCAATGTCGGAGACTATGTGCCCAAGGCCAAAACACAAGTCAGCAAAGACCCGCGGGAGGGCAAATTGGGAACAAATTGGGACGGCCCATACAAAATCACAACTGCAGCAAGCAAAAGGTCACTTCAACTAGAAACAATGAAAGGAAAACggctaccaaacaactggaatgttgcccacctcaagtacttcaacttttaa